The sequence CCCCAAACTCACTGTGAACGCCAGACTGGAGGGGTGTGATGTGACCAGGCCTCTTTGCTCTGGTAGTTCAGCAGCACAAGTGTAGAAGAAaatggggcactgggaggttTTCCAGCAGGGAATCTGCTGAATTCCCTATGGACTGATCTGCTTGGAATGTCCTTAAACCCCAAAATAACGGAATCCCTCTCAAAAGCCTTGAACACTTTCTTATCATTCTGTTTTCTCTAAATAGATGCTTTTAGCCTgcatttaaagattttttttcaaatgccaAAAAGCACATTTAACAATGAACAGTGGAAGCAAACCctgtttaattttctgtttaattCTTGCTCAGCCACTCTCTTTCCCAAGTGGAGCCAGGAACAATGAATGCATAAAGGCATTACCCAAGAGGAAAATCTGTCCTAGATTTGTAATTTCCATTAAATATTCTTTAAATCTgtaacatttttcatttctttggaATGAGCtgcaaaaaaattccttctgcaATCAGAGATtacttttttctccctctctctttctgaACGGCTTTTCTTTATTCCCAGCAATTGCAGAGCAATAAAAACGATTATCAAAAGTAAGCAGAGGAGTTTTTACAGGGCAGTTGTTTTAATCTTATCTTTATTCCAGGGCATGCATGGAGCTTATGGAACATTTATGGAACTTATGGAACTTTTATGGAATTTATGGAACCTTTATGAACTTACGGAACATTCCTGGAAGCTGGCTCaaagcctttctttttaaatgccaGTTTCCCTGATTTCCACAGGGAACAGGATAGGAAAACACACTTGGAATGTGGCAATTGGTAGAATCACaaagcctttctttttaaatgccaGTTTCCCTGATTTCCACAGGGAACAGGATAGGAAAACACACTTGGAATGTGGCAATTGATAGAGTCACaaagcctttctttttaaatgccaGTTTCCCTGATTTCCACAGGGAACAGGATAGGAAAACACACTTGGAATGTGGGAATTggtagaatcacagaaaggtttgggttggaagggagttTAACCACCAGTCCCAtgcctgccatgggcagggacactttctgCTATCCCAGCTCGCTCCAACTTGGCCTTGgacgcttccagggatggatcaGCTTTTCTGGGAAGTGGGGATGCCCAGCTGATGCAGCTCCAATAacggagcagcagctgcagaaccCATCCATCCCCTTTGGTCCAGGGCAGCTGGTGGCACGGGCGCCTCAGGGAACGGGTTTGTGCGGTGTTTCCACGGGATACCCCCGCTGTAATCCCAATTTCCCTGTCATTCCAGGCGCTCTCCAAGCCCCAAAGATGGACGTGAAGAGGGTGAAGGACTACCTGTACTGGCTGTACTACCAGTACCAGCTGGTGACGTGCAGCTACGTGctggagccctgggagcagTCCATGTTCCACACCATCACGGTCACCGTGCTGGCCATGGTGGTCTACACCGCCTACGTCTTCGTGCCCATCCACGTCCGCCTGGCCCTGCAGTTCTTCTCCCAGATCTTTGGGTCCCAGCCCGAGGGCGCGGTGCTGAACTGAGGCAGGCCCAGCAGGGCCCGGCAGCTCTGTGAAATGGGTCACAAACGGTTCCTGCTGAGGGAAACCCTGCTTGATTCACCTCCGGGGCCGGAGAGCGCAGTGAGGCACCGAGCGCGGCCCCTCTTCCATGAACGCTCTGGGAATGGCACACAGCTCCTGGGATGGCACAGGATCCACGCGGCTCCACCTCCAGCAGCAAACCCCACCTCCTATCCCATCCTTGCTCGGCCATTCTCTTTCCCAGTGCCGCTTTAGGATCTGCTGCTTCGAGGGACAGCAAAGTTCTGCTGCCCCAAACTCACTGTGAACGCCAGACTGGAGGGGTGTGATGTGACCAAGCCTCTTTGCTCTGGTATTTCAGGCAGCACAAGTGTAGAGGAAAATGGGGCATTGGGAGGTTTTCCAGCAGGGAATCTGCTGAATTCCTATGGACTGATCTGCTTGGAATGTCCTTAAACCCCAAAATAACGGAATCCCTCTCAAAAGCCTTGAACACTTTCTTATCATTCTGTTTTCTCTAAATAGATGCTTTTAGCCTgcatttaaagattttttttcaaatgccaAAAAGCACATTTAACAATGAACAGTGGAAGCAAACCctgtttaattttctgtttaattCTTGCTCAGCCACTCTCTTTCCCAAGTGGAGCCAGGAACAATGAATGCATAAAGGCATTACCCAAGAGGAAAATCTGTCCTAGATTTGTAATTTCCATTAAATATTCTTTAAATCTGTAACATTTTTCACTTCTTTGGAAATGAGTTGCATCCTTTCACTCTGGCAGAGGCTGTTTTGGTGGCTCCTCCACCCCAAGTTCTACCAACACAGTCCAGGGGCCAGGATAGAGGAGATAAAAAATGAGGATATCCAGCAGGATTGGAGTGCTCATGTCTGGTGCTGGTTGGTGACTTCCAGGCTTCAATGGGTGGGAAAGGAACTTGGAAAAGAAGGCAACAGGAGGATGAACTCAGATCCAGCTTTATTCACATCTAAGTTCCTGCCTCTGAGTTCAGATGgtctaaaatattttctttttggaaaaaaactcTCCATTTCATCTTGCAGCTCAGTGAGGATGACAGGAAgaagcagccctgctgtgtctcagtgccctcctgccttctctgATGAAAATCACAATCTTTTCTGGCTGCTCCCACTcaccaaggcagcaaagtgcaAATCAGCACCAGGGGAAGAGGATCCAGAGTGGAAATAATATTATAATACCTGCAGGGAAGGCTTAGAGAGATCTCCTTTACAAAGAATAAATTAGATTAATTACCATTGCCCGTGGGGAGGTTTTGGAACAATGGGAGGCTTGTTTGGTTTTCACTCTACACAAATCAAACGTGGGTGCCAAATCATAAATTACAGCTGCACTCTGCACGTCTCTACCAGCTGATGCTCCTGTTAGTAGAAGTGAGAAGTGCAAAATGTAAATAGCTTTCAAATGATGTCTGCACAGTTCTAGATTAAAGAGAAAACCCTCTTAACTCCTTTCTCAAGCTGCAGTGGGCTCCTGCATGCTTCAGAGCACAAATCTGTTTGGAAACGAAGACATGTGGTGAAGGTTGCCCAGATCTGAACATGTGTATGCAGTTTTCTcagccaaaaaaataaaaattttattcttCACAAACGACCTCTGGCTGCATGACTCAGCTCTTCTGGGTTTTCCACTCATTCATAAATATTCTGGATGTGTGtgggccaggctggcactgtGTAAGGAGGATTATTTTGTGGTGAATGTTTTGGGGACAGCTTGGAGAATCCTTCAAATGGATCTGGGGTGAACTGCAGCCCAAGAGCTCTCCTGTTTCTGGAGGGCAAAAACCCTCTGATCTGCTTCAAATTAAGGCATTATGAGTGTGCTGagggctcagctgagagctttGGGCTCCAACAGGAGCTGTCCTGACAGTTCATCACAGTTGGGAACTGCAAACACGAGGTGCCAAGCTGTAATCACACCTCGAGTAATGGGCACAGCACTGGAGGAGATGAAAAACGGCAAAACCTCTGACAATTCCTCTCGAAAGTGTCTGTAAAATACAGTAAAAGTTATAATCTCAATGTTGGAGgtgaaaagtgagaaaactcagcAAGTTGGTATAAATTCTGTCTCCCAGTGGGTTTAAATTCTATCTCCAAAGATTTTGCTCATCTAGAAAACATGACGGTGTGAGTGCCAGGGCTCCTCCTCATCAGTCCTGTTCCCATTAATTTATAATTCCTTCAAAAGAGGATTTCTTCCCCATGCCATCAAACTCAACTTTCAGAGCACAAGgaaaagtttgggtttttttttccaggaatgcAAAGGTTGGAGCTGCTATCTGCAGGAGCACACACCCGATGGAACATTGCTCTTTAAACATTTCATTTGGCAAACAGAACGTGGAGAGGACTTTGTTCAGGATTTCCATTGCCCTCCCATGGTGGGATCCATGCAAAGCATTTCTCTTCCTTATTGTGCCCGTTCCCTGTGTTTGGCTTTGGGAGGTGCAGGGAGCGGCAGGGAAACAGCAGCAGGTGCTTTCTGGGAGGGTCCCTGCAGCTTGAACCAAGTAAAAACTCTTCTTTGTGTGAATTCTTCACCTTCTTTACTAGATTTTAAAGGGTTTAGACAAGAGGTATTCACTAGGAAGGAAAGAAGCTGCTGAAAACAACCTCTGCTAAAAACCTTTGGAGATTTCCCCAGCCCTTTGCACTTCTCCTTGCATCCAGAAAAGCTGGAATAACCCTCCCTACTCCCTACCCAGGAATATTCCGAATCActgggctccagcaggagaCTTCAAAGGATTTCTGGCCCTCAGCAGGGAacagaagcattttttttttccccagctgaaagagagaggaggtgAGATAACACTTTAGACAGCTTGAGACCACACCACAGCTTAGGAAACTCTTCCAGCTCCAAAATctttttccctggggaaaaaacccattcCTGGACAAGGGGAAGAGGTTTCCATGGGATCCCAGCTGCACACTAAGGTGGGAGGGTGGAATTTTGGAGCTCCCAGTAACACCAGTATGCCCAGTACGCGGGTGACAGCTCTCTTGGGAGGGTTATGATGTCAGGCTCTTTataaaagtctcttttctccTGCTTCGTTATAGTTCCATGGTAATTGTAGTTAATTGCTTCACTGGGCTAATTGTAGCACAGCAGCTGGAAGTGTTCACACCAAAAATAATCCGAATAAAAAGAGCAAACGGAACCAATAATCCAGCAGTGAAAAAGGGAACAAAGGCAGAACAGGAGATGATCCAATTCCAGCTGCATTGACCCTGAAAGTACAAATGCCCCATTAATTTAAGGAATGAGAAATGTTGGGGCTCAGCTGGCCAGCACCATACACCTCCTGTTTAAAACTCATTTTCTTAATTTCACCTCATCAGAATTCTCATTTATCCTGCCATCAAGGTTTCCTGGCCAATTTCATGGATCACCTCCCACATCCATTACTGAGAGCCACAGCACGCCAGACCATGAACATCCAGAACCTTCCTCCCaaggcccctgagggcagcTTTTACCCAAAACCATCAAAAACAGCTTCCCAAGGCCCTTGTGGGCAGCTTTTACCCAAAACCATCAAAAACAGCTTCCCAAGGCCCTTGTGGGCAGCTTTTACCCAAAACCATCAAAAACAGCTTCCCAAGGCCCTTGTGGGCAGCTTTTACCCAAAACCATCAAAAACACCCTCCCAAGGCCCTTGTGGGCAGCTTTTACTCAAAACTATTAAAAACAGCTTCCCAAGGACCTTGTGGGCAGCTTTTACCCAAAACTATCAAAAACAGCTTCCCAAGGACCTTTTCCTtagtgctgctccccagggaacaCAGGGATCAAGATCACCACCAGAGCCCCTGCACATCTGAGTGTCCAATTTACtcagaattccagggaaaattcCTGTGCTTgtgaaattttgaaatattaaacaagctggggtgttttttttggttttttggttttgttttttggttgttttttggtttttgttcttttttttttaaggttttctcATCTTTGTGATTCGGCCATCATCTAAAATTCTTACTTCAGATGCTCCAGTTATAAATTTAATTCCCTGATTATTTGGAAGTTAGGGGGAAAATTCACACAACTACTTAAGCCACGGTAAAAGAAGCCCAGCAGGTGTGGGAGAGTCAGCAGAACCACACAAACAGCAAATTACAGTCGTGCAGCACCAGTGAGAGCCCAAACTGGGACAATTCTCCCAGATGAATTGCTGCACCCCAGGGCACAGACGTGGACAAGTGGCCACGTGCCAGGCTGAGcactgaaatgaaagcagaacAGGCAGATTTGCAAATGAAATGTCACAGAATGTGGAATAATTAACTTTCTCTTAATCACACACAATCAAATCAATATTCATGCAGCAAAAGCAGCCCTGTCCTCTAACCCTTACTCGAAtaatttcagttatttttccCTCAAACACCAAACAACAGCTGAATACCCTGAAATCCTACACAAACTGAACAACTGGGAGGTCAGGAGCAAAGCTGGACTCAAAGTGCAGATTCTCAGCTCCAACATCCAAACCACCcaaagcagccctgctgcaaacTTGTCGTAGTCAAGGGAATCAAGGAGCTGAAACTAATGAAATGTTCAGGGAAAATAATCCCAGGAAATTGAGAATTCAGGGTTTGTGAGCTGACAGAGGAGGTCTGATGCCTCCTGAGGTGCTCCAAAGGCTGGATCTGAGCTTGTCCCACGACTCCACCAGGAACAGATAAAAGGAAATGGGCTCCTCTTGACTCTGTCCTCACACCCAGCAAGGAAAATCCAGCCTGCACCAAACAAAGCCCCTTGCTTCAGCAGCTTTGTCCTGCATATTCCTTCCAATAAGCAATCCAATAAGTCTGAATCTGAGGAGCCCAAATCCTGAGAATATCTCCAGGCAACTTCCATGGGAACTCCCTGGCTGGAAGGCTCTGATTCACAATTAACTCCAAGAATTCCCACTTGTCAtcatccctgcctgctccaccCTTGTTTCAGCAGTTGCTCCATCAGGACAGGTAAGAGATGATAAACTCTGCTGATCCTGGGGTTTcaggacagccaggacagccaaGGCCTCCTTTTTGTTGGAATAAGGAGGTCCAAGCTCAAAATAGGCTATGGAAATTGTTTTATGTGGCCAGATGTAAGTTAGAGCCCTCCTCAATTACCAACAGACATTAGTCTGGGTttaaaagtgaaattaaaaCCATGCACCCTCTGCCTCAAAATAAGAATCTCAGTGCTGGAATATAATCAGGCAAGAGGAAAAAGTCAGGAACCAGAAAAAAGGGGAGAGAGGAAATATCCATATGACAGAAAACATGGTAAATCTGGCAAATccatattaaaagaaaaaaacaacatgTTCTGCTTTTCTTACAATGACTGAGCAAAGAGGGAGGAAATGAAGGTAAATTGTGGCAGGGTCAGAAATAGATCCATTGGCAGCCAGGGTGCTGTTCCTGTTATTTTCTCTGGCAGCTCCTATCTTTGCTTTGTAATCATGGAGCAAATCAGAAATATCTCTTTATTTCAAGGTCGTACTCAAGGATGAGTTACACTCTCTGAATTTTTAGGAGCTTTAggtcctttaaaaaaaaaagaacagggggAGAAAATGCAGGTAAAATGTTCATCATGGGGAATTTGACACGAAAGAAGTGAAGCCAGGCTGAGAATAAAGCACCAGGCATGgaaagggctgggatgggattgcaGCACCCTAATTAAAGATGGGGAGCAACAGCCTCGCCCATGGGGCTGGCAGAGGAAAgggcttccagcagctccttgcatTTCCCACAGACACAAATTGCACAAGAGAGAGGCTCACTGAGGCAGTAATTATCTGCCAAATGCACAGAGATTGAGTGATTTATGAAGGAACAGCTCAAAAAAAGATGCTGCAAACTAATTCAGCATTGTGAAGGATGCTGCAAACTAATTCAGCATGTCTGGCTCTGGACACGATGGTGCCTTGCTCAGGGGAACTTTGGGACAGGTCTGGTATTTCACTCCAGGTAAATAATACATCCCAAGAAGTTTTCTCCACACATTTTTGATTTCTCTTTTCAACATTTCTCCCCATGTGAGAATTAAAGGTGAAATCAAGCAGGATCAGACTGGTCCTGAGGTGTGGGTACCTACACCCAGCAGTCTGTGCTGCCTCAGGCTTGGTGTGGAGACACATCCAAAAATTCCAAGGGCTTCCAGTGCCCAAACCTTCCACAGCTGGCTACAGGTGCCTCATGTGCTATCCAATAATCTGAGGTAATTGGTATCCAAATTTTGGCTAATTTTGATATCTAAAAGCTCTTCCTTATCACAGATGTATTTTAGTGGAACCACCAAAATACCTCAGAGTCCCACACCCAGTTCAGCATCAGAACTGGATATTGGGGAGAagttcttccctgggagggtgggcaggccctggcacagggtgcccagagaaagGGTGGCtgatccatccctggaagtgtccagggccaggctggacagggcttggatgAACCTGGGACAGCGGAAggtgtccccatggcaggggtggcactggatgggctttaaggtcccttccaacccaaaccattcccctCCAATCCTCTCCACCCATGCCAGGACTTGGCAGTGAAGCAGCccctccagcatccctggctCCATGGCCTCTTTTCCCCAAGACATCCTCAGCTGCCACACAACCAGCACTGGGATCATCTTTCACATAAATGCAGATACTCCTAAATAAATGATGAGCTGCAGCACGGGGATCAGCCGGGGAAGTTTCCACTCCCTCGGCTGTGCAGCCAGGCCTGGTTTTGCAATGTTCAGGTTGAGCAGCACCTGCACCAACACCTTTTCCCAGGGATGTGTCAGCGCTGCGTGTCgtgcctgtgccagcaggtGGGAGCAGCGGGAAAGGATCCATCCCACCGCAATTGCGACATCTCCTCCCGGGAGTTTATCGCCCTGGATAATTGTGACATGCAAATGCCATCAGAGAAGACTGGAGcaagcagaaagaaataatgAATAGTTAAGAAGAAGGAGTGAATTGTCGTTTCATTTAGcaaatttcatttatttcagcaCATCTTAGGTTGACACTGGGAAGATGCTTAATGCTAAAATGTCCCAGTGTTCTGGTGAAGCCCTGTGTGGACAGAGTGtccctgtcctcctcctcctcccactcctccttctttttccatattttccttCCCTGATTGTTTAAGCAATCTTCATTCACTGAACTGTATTTTTGGCATTTTCCCTGGTTTTGTCTCCAGCCAGACAGAGTGAGGCAAGGAAAGTCACGAAAGTGAATCTAGAAATGTCAGCTCTCTCCATAATTTTTATGTGCAGCTTTTGAGCAGGAATAATGTGCAAAACATTTTCACCTGCATATCACTCTTCTCATGCTCTCTCATCAGAGAACTCAGAGTGAAAAATACACTTATTTTTCCtgatcacagaattacagaatcattgaggtggaaaagatctccaagatcatcaagtccagtcTTTAACCCACCAAACCATATCCCAAAGTGCtgtttgaacacttccagggatgtgaCTCTTCCACCAccctgggcagtccattccaatgcttaaccaCTCCTTCAGTGAAGGAattcttcctgatatccagcctgAACCTCTCCTGATGTCCACACCtgtcctctcccagcagctctcagctcaCCCCACCTCTCACCAGGATTCCTTTAATGGGATGAGATGTTTTAGCTGGCACACAGAAGATCACCAAGGCAAGTGGAAAGCAAACAGCTCCTGTACAATCATCCTCAGATCCCTCTCGTGTTCTGATGAGCAAATATTTACctttttaaaacaattatttcttAGTCTGAGGTTCATGCCTAGTGCAGCCTGGTAACAAACACACCAGGACTGAAGCAACACCTCCTGGCTCCTGTCCATGCTTTGCCTTAAAGTGAAACCTTTGCCGTGGCTGTCTGTGGTTATCAAGGAAGGAAAAGTCACGATGTTTGAGTTATCACaatttcacagaatcccagaatggtttgggtgggaaggcaaattaaatcccatcccatcctgccccctgccctggacagggacaccttccactgtcccaggctgctcccagtgtccagcctgggcttgggcactgccagggatccaggggcagccacagctgctctgggcaccctgtgccagggcctcacagggaacaatttctccctcacatctaatctaaatctacttTCATTCATCTGGGATGTCTCCCTGTTTGAGCAGCTCAGTAcagtttgggttattttggttTATAAAGGCtacaaagaaaaaccccattGCTTGTAAGCCCCtgacaggcagagcaggagttTTTAAAAGGCTCCAGGGATTTAGGAAGCAGACGGAGCTGTTTGCTCCCCTGActgcacacacccagcagctctgcctctgaaCATCCAGCTATtcccagctgcctcagcagggctgggagttaTCCCCCTCTCTGACACAGGGCAGCACTTCCAGAGGTATCCCTGAACTGCATCCAACGTGTTTGACGTGCAAGTTTCACACAGACATGAAAAGAAAGCCAACCCACGGGTATTTGTGCCGTGACAAAGCTCATTAAAGCTGGTGATGCAACGCAGTTTCACctccatcagctgggagtggaatgTCACAATATCCCCATCCTGTCACAAAGCCATTTTATAGGAGCTCTTCTGGCTCCTTTTGTTCTGCCTTGAAGTTCAGCAGCGATAATGCTTGTGGCTCACACTGTAAATTGGATTGCTAATTGCATTCCTCACAAGAACTGAAGAAATAGGCAAGAACTGGAAAATAACTGGAGCATTATCCCAGTAAATGTAGTGCAGGTGAGCACacggggagcagccctggaagTGCCATGGCCCAGGGGAATCAGGGAACGTTATTCCTCCCGTTCACACCACAGAGGACACACGGAAACAGCAGCCCTTGCTGAAATCACCACAACTTCCCAGCTGCAATCCATGAAAAGCAAGGAGAGCCCTTCTTTCCAAAGGAATAGACAGCTTGGAGATGTCTGATTACAAACTGGGAGCTGGATCCTGGCTTTGAGTAAACCTGGGGGATAAACCTTGGAATAAACCTTGTGGGACTTGCCACCCCACACACAGGCCAGGCACAATCTGATCCTGCCCAAGAATGtctccagtggcactgggagctgaaACAGCTCCTGAAAAAGCCCTGCCTTTAATTGCCCTCTCTGAATCGTGGTGACTCTTCCTGCTAATTCCCCTCTCTGAATCGTGGTGACTCCTCTGTTAATTCCCCTCCCTGAATCCTGGAGACTCCTCTGCTAATTCCCCTCTCTGAATCGTGGTGACTCTTTCTGCTAATTCCCCTCTCTGAATCCTGGAGACTCCTCTGTTAATTCCCCTCTCTGAATCCTGGAGACTCCTCTGTTAATTCCCCTCTCTGAATCCTGGAGACTCCTCTGTTAATTCCCCTCTCTGAATCCTGGAGACTCCTCAGTTGTTAATTCCCCTCTCTGAATCCTGACAATTCCTCTGTGGTCAGAATGGAAACTGTTCCATTTCTCTAAATCGTGGATTCCTGCAATAGGAAGAGGAGCAAAATTGTTGGGAATGTGTGAATGCTTGTGAGAAATAGATTTGTAAAGAATTCTAGAATAGATTTGTAAAGAAATGCAGACTGGGTGTCTCCAGGATCCTCCTCAAAACGAAACTGGGCACCAGTAAACATCAGGAAGGTGTTTTATTGTTATTGCACAGCCCATCCCATGCTTCCATGTGGATGCTGTTACTAAAGTCCTGCAGTTGAATGAGGatgtttttattgtttgtgACGTGGAGGTGCTGTGCACACTGCTCTGAATCCCCATTTTATATGGGAGTGAATAGGAAAAAATGAGTGTAAAACACTGTTTGGTTCTGTTCTTAAATTCCTGAGAGTTTTATACTGGAATCAGCACAGGTAATGAAAACAGCAGCCCAGAACAATCCCTCCTTGGGAagctcagagcaggagagcTCCTCGGGCACCTCCTTTCCTGGATCCAGTGAATGTGAGGGAATAGTGACCTCAGGTGTCTGTTCAATTAATCACAGGGATATTCCCATGAATTTACCATTCCATTGGACATTCCTACTAAAAATgaagctgctgggagctgctgtcacTGGCACAAAGTCTCCTGGGTTTTCTGGCCTTGGCACTTGAGCTTTCCCAAAAACACCTACAAGGACTTTCTGGAGGGCCCAGCcacc comes from Agelaius phoeniceus isolate bAgePho1 chromosome 10, bAgePho1.hap1, whole genome shotgun sequence and encodes:
- the SPTSSB gene encoding serine palmitoyltransferase small subunit B — translated: MDVKRVKDYLYWLYYQYQLVTCSYVLEPWEQSMFHTITVTVLAMVVYTAYVFVPIHVRLALQFFSQIFGSQPEGAVLN